CTCGCGGGTTGGAACCTACGCGATTTTCCTCCGCATCAGTAAAACCGTCGTTGTCGTCATCTGGGTCGCAGCGGTTACCCATGCCGTCACCGTCAGTATCTTTCTGATTCCAGTTGGGCTTGTTGGGGCAGTTGTCTTCATTGTCGGGAATACCGTCGTTATCGCTGTCCGTCCAGGGCGGAATAAAGCAGGCTTCGGGAATATCGGCGTAGGCAAAGGGGCTATCGTTGGGGTCTAGACAGGTGATTCCATCGTTGCCGTATAAATAGAGTTCCTGGAGGTCTTCCGCATTGACCAAGGGGCTGATATCGGAAATATCATTGTAGGACGCGTTGAGGAAATACAACACAGTCATATTTTCTAGCGAGCTAATATCGCTGATCAAATTGCTTGTGAGATACATCCCATCCATCTGGGTCATATCCTGCAGCGCTGTGATGTCTTCAATGTTATTGGTATCCAGGTCGAGGTAGGTAATATTTGTATTGCTCTCCAGTGGAGAGATATCAGAGATTTGGTTATCCCAGAGTACCAGATTTACAAGACTGGATTTACCCGTTAAGCCACTGATATCGGAAATATCATTAAAATGAAAATAGGCATTACGAAGATTCCACATGTTTTCAACGAAATCGAGATTGGTAAGGTTGTTGAGCGGAATGTACAAATCTTCTAATTGTGTGATAGAAGCGAGTGTTGCTGAATCCATTGTGGGGTTTTCTGCTGCCGAAAGTGTCAACAGGTTTGGCAGAGATGCGAGTAGCGAGAAATCTTTAATGATGTTTTCGTCCAGATAAACATAATTTAAGCCATACAACTGCTCTATGCCTTGTAGTGAACTTATGCCTTGGTTGGGACAATCCAAGAGGTATAAATCCGGCACTTCATAAATCCCGTTATCACTGGCATTCTGCGCAACGCAATTCGCGAGATTTTCGTCATCAAACTCCAAATTAGAAATTAATTCATAGCAAACGCTTAGTTGCTGATAAGTAAAGGGACCTTGGTCCACATCCAAACAGGTGATACCGTAATCGCCAAACAAGGATACCGATTGTAAACCGCTCGAAGCGAGTAACCCCGAGATTTCATACAAATCACTGTTGTAAGATAAATCCACGGTAACCAAGTTTTTCAAGCCTGTTAAGGCCCATGTGCTGTAGAGTTGATTTTGCGCGAGGTTTAAATCGCTGAGGTTTTTATAGTCCGACAAACCGTCGAGATCGTAAATACCCATGTTGCTGCAATCGAGCGCAGTGACTTCATCGACAGAAACCCAGCCATTTAATGCTGCTGTTTGTTCAATACAGTTTTGTAAGTTTTCATCCCATACTGGGAAATCTTCAATGTAGCGATTGATATTGCGGTCGATCCAGTTTTCGTATTGCGAAACCCGGGTATAAACCCCGTAGTAACCGGTAGCTGCACAAGTGCCCAGGCCCCAACTCACAATACCGGCCTGATAAACCTCGCCGTCCAGAGTTACCACTAGCGGCCCGCCGCTATCGCCGTGACAGGAATCCTGTCCACCGGAATACGTACCTGCGCACAGCATGTTTTCGGTAACAGAACCCTCACCAAAAACGGCATCGTAGGCGTCGGAACATACCTGTTGATCGATATACTCCACGGTAACTTCCTGAAGTTGATCGGGGAAATCAGCGCCATCGGGATTCATGTTTCCCCAGCCGGCCACTGTCATAGGTTCGCCAGGAAAAATTAGATCCATATCCTGTGCAGAGAGAGTGGGAACCACCGGTAGGCTCGTGGGTTTGGAAAGGAAAATGAGCGCAATGTCATTATCGATAAGGTTCGGGTCGTAAAACTCATGCATTATAATTTTATCGACGCTAATAAGCTCGCCATCTTCACCGGGTTCGCTCAGTATTTGCGAACCCACATACACATTAATATCGCTGGGTGAGGCACCATCGACACAGTGCGATGCGGTCAGTACAACATCTTCGCGAATTAAACTGCCGCCACAAAATTGGCCGTAATACGGGTCGTAGCCATTTTGTACTAAGGCCACAATATAGGGCCAGCTGCCCGGTGCGGTGGGGCCGCCACCAACAATATACGGCGTGATATCCGCATATTCTTTTTTCGAACTTGAATCGTTCAGTGATTTTTCGTTTGCACTTTTTTTGTAGTTCAAACGTTGCTCAAGTTGTTTGATTTTCGCCGGAATGTTACGTTCCGGCGCACTGTGCGCAGACAAAGCCAAGCTGCAGCAAACCAAAGCTGCTGCCATTTTAGTTAGTATGTTCATAATGATCCCTTGAATAATGAGTCGACCCACGAAGTGATTAAAAATATTAACGCAGGACGTTCTTAACAGAAAACTCTTGCGTTTTAAAAGCAGGGCAGGAATAGCAGAAATGAAAAATGAAAGTTTGTGCATTCCCTGGCACACCGCCGCTGGTGAGTTTTCCAACGGGTAGTACGCGACACGGAAATTAAGAGCGCGACGCGCCCGCCTAATATACTGCGATTACAGTCGTGAGATTGTGTCGAAATGTTAAAACGATTGAATTAATGGCGGGCAAAATATTTTACGGAATTTTGTGAGTAAGGCGCCACTGTGGGCGCCTTGCGTGAAAATCATTAAACTTTATTGAGTGCCAGTTTGGCTGGCGATAAATGTTTCTTCTTTTTCAGTGCGAGCCACAAAAGTGGCACAACAACTATCGCTGAACACGTTAACTGCTGTGCGCAACATATCCAAAATGCGATCCGTAACGAGCAGCATACCGATGCCTTCGAGTGGTAAGCCGATGGCACCGAGAATAACCGCAATGGCTACCAGGCTTGCCGACGGAATGCCAGCGACACCGATGGATGTTAACAGCGCAATTAATACGATGGTAAATTGTGTTCCCAGGGTAAGATCCAACCCATAAGCCTGGGCGATAAACATGGCGGCGACACATTCATAAAGCGCGGTGCCATCCATATTGATCGTTGCCCCCAGCGGTAACACGAACGACACAGTGCGTTTCGACACTCCAACATTTTCTTCCATGCATTCCATGGTGATGGGTAGGGTGCCCGATGACGATGCAGTTGAAAAAGCCGTGAGCAAAGCCGGGCTCATGCCGCGAAATTGCCCTGCTGGGTTGACCCGCGCCACATATTTTAAAATCAATGGCAGGGTAATAAAGGTGTGTGCGGCCAATGCCAATATCACCGTAAAAAAGAATGCCAGCAGAGGGATAAATGATTTAAATCCGGTGGATGCAACGGTATTGGCCACCAGGGCAAAAACCCCTATTGGGGTGAATTTCATAATAAATAAAGTTACACCCATCATGGTATCGAAAACCCCCTGCCAAAAATGCATCAGGGTTTCGCGCATGGGGGATTGAATGCGAGTCATAAAAAAACCGAACAGCAAACCGAAACAAATCAAGCCGAGCATTTGACCCTCGGCTGCGGCCTGCACAATATTGGGGGGCAGCATGCGATGAAACACGGCGGCTATGTCGCCGGTACCCCGGCCTTCGATTTTATCGAGCTTAGCACCCAACTCATCAGCGCTGCTTAAATTCAAACGGTCACCTGCAGGTTCGCCATCGACAATCCCCGGTTGAATCATATTCACCAACAGCAGTCCCACTAAAATGGCAAATAAGCTGGACGCTAAATAGAAGCCCAATGTTTTGCCGCCGAGACGCCCAAGGTCGCTGCCATTACCCAAGGTGCTAATGCCGCTGATAATCGAGGATAAAATCAGTGGAATAATGATCATTTTCAGGGCGTTTAAAAAAAGCGTACCGAAAAATGCGAACACCTGCTGTAACGTTTGCGCTGCCGCTACGCCCTTTTGGTTGAGCAAATTTACCAACAGCCCCACCACCACAGCCAATGCGATTGCAATAAGAATTTGCCAGTGCAGTTTCAGTTTGATCATAGATTAGTCCTTAATGAGCGCGTCGCTCAGCCGCTTGCCGGGTTTAAATTGAATGTGATTTTTGGCGGGTATGTGGATGGTTTCGTGGGTTTGCGGGTTTTTGCCGCTATGTGCTGCGCGGCTTTTTACCGAGAAGCTGCCGAAGCCTAACAGGTTTACGCGTTCGCCGCGCGACAGGGCGTTGGTAATTTGCTCAAAAAGCGACGACACTGCGTCATCGGCCTGATAGCGGGATAAGCCACACTGCTCGCTCACCAACTTCACAAGTTCTGTTTTACGCATAGTTCGGGCTCCAGGTAGAATATTCACTATAAAACAGCTTCAAAGCGTCATTCAATGAACTCTAGCTCCAATAAAGTTGCGCGTCGTGCCGCCACGCCGAAGTGGTTGGCCTACTTCCAGCTGATGCGATTCAACCGTCCCATCGGCACTTATCTGGTACTCTGGCCCACACTCTGGGCGCTTTGGCTGGCAGCGGGCGGTATTCCAGACATTAAGTTGCTGGGAATCTTTGTGGCGGGTGTGGTGTTGATGCGAGCCGCTGGTTGCGTAATCAACGATTTTGCCGATAGAAAAGTTGATGGCCGCGTAGCACGAACCCGGGGGCGTCCAATCGTAACCGGGCAGGTGAGCGCGGCGGAAGCTGCGATACTTTTTGCGGTGTTGTCATTCACCGCATTTATTCTGGTTTTATTTACCAATAAGCTCACGATCTACCTGTCGTTTGGCGGGGTCGCCCTGGCGTTTTGTTACCCGTTTATGAAACGCTATACCCATTTGCCACAGCTTGTGTTGGGCGCGGCCTTCGGCTGGTCGGTACCTATGGCTTTTGCAGCGCAAACCGGTGAGCTCAGCACCAATATCTGGTTACTCTACACCGCTGTATTGCTGTGGACGGTGGCCTACGATACCTTTTATGCCATGGTCGATCGTGAAGATGACCTCAAAATTGGCGTTAAGTCCACGGCTATTCTGTTTGGCGAGCAGGACCGCATCGCCACCGGAAGTTTGCAATTCCTTACGCTGCTCACCCTGGCATTGGTGGGTAAAAAGTTCGATTTAGGGGTGATCTACCAGTGCAGCCTGCTCGTTGCGGGTGGCCTAATGGCTTACCAGCAATACCTCATTCGAAATCGCGACCGCAGCGCATGTTTTCAGGCGTTTCTCAACAACAACTGGGTCGGTATGGTTATCTTCCTGGGAATCCTTTTTGACTATCAGTTCCACTAATTGCCGTTCTGGCAAGTAAATCATGCTATTGTCATAAAACCGCAACAAAAGCTTTATTTAATTCACCTGCGAGGGACTGCTGACGCTAATCTAATCGCCCCTGCCAACAGCTTCAGGCCGCTGCTGGCCCAAGGGTTAAAAAACACTAAAAGCCCGTGGTCGTCGTTGCGCGTCTCTCGTTTAACGGGTTCAACCACATGCCTCGCGCCGAGGCCAAGGTTTTTTGGTGAATAACAGGAGTGATCAGATTAGTGTCAACAGGCCCTATCGAAGTTTCTAACGTCAGGTAAACCCTTCATGGTTGAAAAAAAGATATTAGTGGTCGATGACGAGCGGGCCATCCGGGATATGCTGCGCGTTGCGCTGGAAATGGCCGATTATGCGGTTATGGAAGCGGGCGACGCGCAGGAAGCTCATCAAATTGTGGTGGATACCCGCCCAGATCTCATCTTGCTCGACTGGATGATGCCTGGCATGAGCGGTATTGAATTTGCCCGCCGCCTCAAAGCGGAAGAGGTTACTCGGGAAATCCCCATTATTATGCTCACCGCCAAAGGTGAGGAAGACAATAAAATTCAGGGTCTCGAAATCGGCGCCGACGACTACATTACCAAGCCCTTCTCGCCTCGCGAGCTGGTGGCGCGCCTTAAAGCGGTGTTGCGTCGCAGTGATTCATTAAGCAGCGGTGAGCCAATTCACGTTGAGGGCTTGTGTCTCGACCCCACCAGCCACCGGGTGACCATCAACGCCATGCCGGTGCAGCTGGGGCCTACCGAATACCGCCTCCTGGAATTCTTCCTCACCCATCAGGAGCGAGTCTACTCCCGCAATCAACTGCTCGACTACGTGTGGGGTGGCAACGTGTATGTGGAAGAAAGAACGGTCGATGTGCATATCCGTCGTTTGCGTAAAGCGTTAAAATTAGAGGGACATGATCGACTCGTTCAAACCGTGCGCGGTGCGGGCTATCGGTTCTCAGCCAAATTTCTCGCCGCTGCGGAATAGATTTACCCGCCGGCAGTAAGGGACTGCTCAAAATTCCATGTTTCGAATAGGCGTAGCCGCCGAATTGCGGTGGCTGCTGTTGTTTGTTGTAATCGGATTCTTCGTCGGCCAGTTGCTCGACACTATCTGGCCGATGATTTTGCTGGCATTTGCGGCATTTATCGGGCGTTTATTGCTGCGCGTTTCGGAGCTCGAAAGCTGGGTGGAAGCGACACGCCAGCTGGGGATACAGGAAAACACCCTCGATAGCGTATGGGGAGAAATCGCCGAAGACGTCATCCTCATCTCCAAGCGTTACGAAAAAGACAAGCAGCGCCTGCAGCAGGTTGTGGCGCGGGTTCAGCAAATGACCACCGCGCTGACCGACGGCGTTATCATTGTCGACAAGCACCACAACATCGAATGGTGGAACCGCGCTGCGGAATTACAGTTTGATTTTCAGCCACTGGATATCGGCCACAAAATCACCAATTATTTGCGCGCGCCCAAATTCATCAAATTTTATGAAGCGGGCGATTACCGCGAACCACTCGATACCTATTCCGTTAAACACCCCGGGCAATTTCTGCAGTTTTTTGTACACCCCTTTGGTGATGGTGATCGCCTGATCATCTCGCGGGATGTGACGCGACTGGCCAACCTCGAGCGCATGCGACAGGATTTCGTGGCCAATGTATCCCACGAATTGCGCACACCACTAACGGTGGTGAGCGGTTATCTGGAAACGCTTGCCGACTCCAACGACCTGCCGCAACGCTGGAACAAGCCCATGGAGCAAATGCGTGACCAGGCCGGCCGCATGACCAGCCTGATTAACGACCTGCTCACCTTGTCGCGCCTCGAAACCGAAGACCGGGAAAGTGGCCAGAAACCGGTGCGACTGCACCCCTTGCTGGAACAGATCGTGGCCGACGCTCGTGCATTAAGTGGCGAACGCAACCACGAATTTATTATCGACTGCGACGAAAATGTGCAGATTCTCGGGCAGGAGCAGGAATTGCGCAGCGCCTTTGCGAATCTGGTATTTAATGCCGTGAACTACACCCCCGACGGGAAAAAAGTCTCGTTGTTGGTGGATATCGATTT
The Alteromonadaceae bacterium 2753L.S.0a.02 DNA segment above includes these coding regions:
- a CDS encoding thrombospondin type 3 repeat-containing protein; amino-acid sequence: MHKLSFFISAIPALLLKRKSFLLRTSCVNIFNHFVGRLIIQGIIMNILTKMAAALVCCSLALSAHSAPERNIPAKIKQLEQRLNYKKSANEKSLNDSSSKKEYADITPYIVGGGPTAPGSWPYIVALVQNGYDPYYGQFCGGSLIREDVVLTASHCVDGASPSDINVYVGSQILSEPGEDGELISVDKIIMHEFYDPNLIDNDIALIFLSKPTSLPVVPTLSAQDMDLIFPGEPMTVAGWGNMNPDGADFPDQLQEVTVEYIDQQVCSDAYDAVFGEGSVTENMLCAGTYSGGQDSCHGDSGGPLVVTLDGEVYQAGIVSWGLGTCAATGYYGVYTRVSQYENWIDRNINRYIEDFPVWDENLQNCIEQTAALNGWVSVDEVTALDCSNMGIYDLDGLSDYKNLSDLNLAQNQLYSTWALTGLKNLVTVDLSYNSDLYEISGLLASSGLQSVSLFGDYGITCLDVDQGPFTYQQLSVCYELISNLEFDDENLANCVAQNASDNGIYEVPDLYLLDCPNQGISSLQGIEQLYGLNYVYLDENIIKDFSLLASLPNLLTLSAAENPTMDSATLASITQLEDLYIPLNNLTNLDFVENMWNLRNAYFHFNDISDISGLTGKSSLVNLVLWDNQISDISPLESNTNITYLDLDTNNIEDITALQDMTQMDGMYLTSNLISDISSLENMTVLYFLNASYNDISDISPLVNAEDLQELYLYGNDGITCLDPNDSPFAYADIPEACFIPPWTDSDNDGIPDNEDNCPNKPNWNQKDTDGDGMGNRCDPDDDNDGFTDAEENRVGSNPRDPNSTPESILYDADSDGILNEVDNCPNKKNPNQKDYDLDGLGNACDDDDDNDGFSDALENNVGSDPRNPISTPETIAWDADGDGIDDSWDNCLGVSNPNQKDTDHDGMGNKCDDDDDNDGFTDEEEKAAGTNPRNPDSHP
- a CDS encoding Na+/H+-dicarboxylate symporter codes for the protein MIKLKLHWQILIAIALAVVVGLLVNLLNQKGVAAAQTLQQVFAFFGTLFLNALKMIIIPLILSSIISGISTLGNGSDLGRLGGKTLGFYLASSLFAILVGLLLVNMIQPGIVDGEPAGDRLNLSSADELGAKLDKIEGRGTGDIAAVFHRMLPPNIVQAAAEGQMLGLICFGLLFGFFMTRIQSPMRETLMHFWQGVFDTMMGVTLFIMKFTPIGVFALVANTVASTGFKSFIPLLAFFFTVILALAAHTFITLPLILKYVARVNPAGQFRGMSPALLTAFSTASSSGTLPITMECMEENVGVSKRTVSFVLPLGATINMDGTALYECVAAMFIAQAYGLDLTLGTQFTIVLIALLTSIGVAGIPSASLVAIAVILGAIGLPLEGIGMLLVTDRILDMLRTAVNVFSDSCCATFVARTEKEETFIASQTGTQ
- a CDS encoding DNA-binding protein HU-beta translates to MRKTELVKLVSEQCGLSRYQADDAVSSLFEQITNALSRGERVNLLGFGSFSVKSRAAHSGKNPQTHETIHIPAKNHIQFKPGKRLSDALIKD
- a CDS encoding 4-hydroxybenzoate polyprenyltransferase; protein product: MNSSSNKVARRAATPKWLAYFQLMRFNRPIGTYLVLWPTLWALWLAAGGIPDIKLLGIFVAGVVLMRAAGCVINDFADRKVDGRVARTRGRPIVTGQVSAAEAAILFAVLSFTAFILVLFTNKLTIYLSFGGVALAFCYPFMKRYTHLPQLVLGAAFGWSVPMAFAAQTGELSTNIWLLYTAVLLWTVAYDTFYAMVDREDDLKIGVKSTAILFGEQDRIATGSLQFLTLLTLALVGKKFDLGVIYQCSLLVAGGLMAYQQYLIRNRDRSACFQAFLNNNWVGMVIFLGILFDYQFH
- a CDS encoding two-component system phosphate regulon response regulator PhoB, which produces MVEKKILVVDDERAIRDMLRVALEMADYAVMEAGDAQEAHQIVVDTRPDLILLDWMMPGMSGIEFARRLKAEEVTREIPIIMLTAKGEEDNKIQGLEIGADDYITKPFSPRELVARLKAVLRRSDSLSSGEPIHVEGLCLDPTSHRVTINAMPVQLGPTEYRLLEFFLTHQERVYSRNQLLDYVWGGNVYVEERTVDVHIRRLRKALKLEGHDRLVQTVRGAGYRFSAKFLAAAE
- a CDS encoding two-component system phosphate regulon sensor histidine kinase PhoR codes for the protein MFRIGVAAELRWLLLFVVIGFFVGQLLDTIWPMILLAFAAFIGRLLLRVSELESWVEATRQLGIQENTLDSVWGEIAEDVILISKRYEKDKQRLQQVVARVQQMTTALTDGVIIVDKHHNIEWWNRAAELQFDFQPLDIGHKITNYLRAPKFIKFYEAGDYREPLDTYSVKHPGQFLQFFVHPFGDGDRLIISRDVTRLANLERMRQDFVANVSHELRTPLTVVSGYLETLADSNDLPQRWNKPMEQMRDQAGRMTSLINDLLTLSRLETEDRESGQKPVRLHPLLEQIVADARALSGERNHEFIIDCDENVQILGQEQELRSAFANLVFNAVNYTPDGKKVSLLVDIDLHELIVKVKDNGEGIEPKHIPRLTERFYRVDAGRSRASGGTGLGLAIVKHILLRHDADLKIRSKVGKGSTFSCHFPVKRFIQSIPESSAS